The Candidatus Bathyarchaeum sp. nucleotide sequence AAACGGAGACTAACTAGCTTGGCAGAACTAAATTACCTGTTCTTTTTAGGATGTGTCATTCCGTATCGTGTAGCCAGTTTTGAAGTTTCTTCCCGAAACGTCTTAGAAAAACTAGGCGTAGAACTGGTTGAAATGCCTGAAGCTAACTGCTGCGGGTTGCCTTTAGATTCTGTAGACCATGACGCGATGCTGGTTTTAGCCGCAAGAAACCTTTGTTTTGCCG carries:
- a CDS encoding heterodisulfide reductase-related iron-sulfur binding cluster, with product MAELNYLFFLGCVIPYRVASFEVSSRNVLEKLGVELVEMPEANCCGLPLDSVDHDAMLVLAARNLCFAEQKGLDIMTLCPGCAGTLRKVNKLVQEDKAAKQKINGYLKEVGLKLEGGKIRVRH